In the genome of Paenibacillus pabuli, the window TTGGTTAACGTTGTTGAATTCCTGTCAGCAGACTGGTCATGCCCATGTGGTAAATACGTCGAATATCGGCCACATCCTTCTCATAATACAATGTACTCAACCCACTAAACAGGCCATTGACAATATGCATAAGGTCCTGTGGATTTCCCGATTTTAACTCCCCGTCTTCAATCCCTTTTGAAATAATGCGCTCATAGGTTGCATACGGAATTCGGATTAGGGCAAGCATCTCGTCGAGCATGGCCTGACTGACAACTTGACCCGAGACGAACTCGTTAATGGCATGATTAAGCGGGTTCTCCAAATCATCGACGTAATGATCGGCAAGACCATATAGTTTATCTATGGCTGTCTCATA includes:
- a CDS encoding TetR/AcrR family transcriptional regulator, whose translation is MEVKRRKDVAQIKKDIARNTKELFAQKGYGATSMEDICTINNRSKGSIYYHFKSKEELFMYLIKLNNEDWMDAWLDKEAQYETAIDKLYGLADHYVDDLENPLNHAINEFVSGQVVSQAMLDEMLALIRIPYATYERIISKGIEDGELKSGNPQDLMHIVNGLFSGLSTLYYEKDVADIRRIYHMGMTSLLTGIQQR